A stretch of Physeter macrocephalus isolate SW-GA chromosome 1, ASM283717v5, whole genome shotgun sequence DNA encodes these proteins:
- the LOC102986609 gene encoding LOW QUALITY PROTEIN: 28S ribosomal protein S10, mitochondrial-like (The sequence of the model RefSeq protein was modified relative to this genomic sequence to represent the inferred CDS: substituted 1 base at 1 genomic stop codon) has product MVVRVAFGALGWRLWQGSRNFSVCSSRSSIAKNGGLLTNMKWVQFSNLHVDVPKDLTKPMITVSDEPDTLYKRLSVLVKGHDKAVLDSYXYFVALAAKELGISVKVHEPPRKIERFTLLKSVHIFKKHRVQYEMRTLYRCLELEHLTGSTADVYLEYIQLNLPEGVAMEFTKTKLEKLPEHIKKPVWETIPEEEEESKS; this is encoded by the coding sequence ATGGTGGTGCGAGTGGCGTTTGGGGCCCTGGGATGGCGTCTCTGGCAGGGTTCGAGGAATTTTTCTGTATGCAGTTCTAGGAGCAGTATAGCCAAAAATGGTGGCCTTCTCACCAATATGAAGTGGGTACAGTTTTCAAACCTACACGTTGATGTTCCCAAGGATTTGACCAAGCCAATGATAACCGTTTCTGATGAACCAGACACGTTATATAAGCGCCTATCAGTTTTAGTAAAAGGCCATGATAAGGCTGTATTGGacagttattaatattttgtggCACTTGCTGCTAAAGAACTTGGTATCTCTGTTAAAGTACATGAACCTCCAAGGAAAATAGAGCGATTTACTCTTCTCAAATCAGTGCATATTTTCAAGAAGCACAGGGTTCagtatgaaatgagaacactttaCAGATGTTTAGAGTTAGAACATCTCACTGGGAGTACAGCAGATGTCTACTTGGAATATATTCAGCTAAACTTACCTGAAGGAGTTGCCATGGAATTTACAAAGACAAAATTAGAAAAGTTACCAGAACACATCAAGAAGCCAGTCTGGGAAACAATaccagaggaagaagaagaaagcaagtcATAA
- the LOC102992415 gene encoding endothelial differentiation-related factor 1-like isoform X1, with the protein MAESDWDARRCCAKRVPTAAQATSKQAILAAQRRGEDVETSKKWAAGQNKQHWITKNTAKLDRETEELHHDRVTLEVGKVVQQDRQSKGLTQKGQATKINEKPQVIADYEGGRAIPINQVLGKIERAIGLKLWGKAIGKPIAKGPRAK; encoded by the coding sequence ATGGCTGAGAGTGACTGGGACGCGCGACGGTGCTGCGCAAAAAGGGTCCCCACGGCCGCCCAGGCCACGTCCAAGCAGGCCATCTTAGCAGCTCAGAGAcgaggagaggatgtggagactTCCAAGAAATGGGCCGCCGGCCAGAACAAACAGCATTGGATCACCAAGAACACAGCAAAGCTGGACCGGGAGACTGAGGAGCTGCACCACGACCGGGTGACCCTGGAGGTGGGCAAGGTGGTCCAGCAGGACCGGCAGAGCAAAGGGTTGACACAGAAGGGCCAGGCGACGAAAATCAACGAAAAGCCACAGGTCATCGCGGACTATGAGGGTGGCCGGGCCATTCCTATCAACCAGGTTCTGGGCAAGATCGAGAGAGCCATCGGCCTCAAGCTCTGGGGGAAAGCCATTGGGAAGCCGATCGCGAAGGGGCCGCGGGCGAAATGA
- the LOC102992415 gene encoding endothelial differentiation-related factor 1-like isoform X2, whose translation MAESDWDARRCCAKRVPTAAQATSKQAILAAQRRGEDVETSKKWAAGQNKQHWITKNTAKLDRETEELHHDRVTLEATKINEKPQVIADYEGGRAIPINQVLGKIERAIGLKLWGKAIGKPIAKGPRAK comes from the exons ATGGCTGAGAGTGACTGGGACGCGCGACGGTGCTGCGCAAAAAGGGTCCCCACGGCCGCCCAGGCCACGTCCAAGCAGGCCATCTTAGCAGCTCAGAGAcgaggagaggatgtggagactTCCAAGAAATGGGCCGCCGGCCAGAACAAACAGCATTGGATCACCAAGAACACAGCAAAGCTGGACCGGGAGACTGAGGAGCTGCACCACGACCGGGTGACCCTGGAG GCGACGAAAATCAACGAAAAGCCACAGGTCATCGCGGACTATGAGGGTGGCCGGGCCATTCCTATCAACCAGGTTCTGGGCAAGATCGAGAGAGCCATCGGCCTCAAGCTCTGGGGGAAAGCCATTGGGAAGCCGATCGCGAAGGGGCCGCGGGCGAAATGA